In Desulfonatronum thioautotrophicum, the following are encoded in one genomic region:
- a CDS encoding response regulator — KLAKGASIPAEQGSRQSFQSGRSLRILLAEDEQSSSFPAIKLLENAGHTVNLAEDGQQALHLLANHEFDLILMDVQMPVMNGVEATKMIRSQESEVRSQEPDAGESTSPHQVSGLSPQPSRRIPIIALTAHAMLGDREKFLEAGMNDYLAKPFKVEDLERVLEKSVRQKEHE; from the coding sequence CAAACTGGCCAAAGGGGCAAGTATTCCCGCTGAGCAAGGATCAAGGCAATCCTTCCAATCAGGACGGAGTCTGCGCATCCTGCTGGCCGAGGATGAACAGTCAAGCTCATTTCCCGCGATCAAGCTTTTGGAAAACGCCGGGCACACCGTGAACCTGGCCGAGGACGGGCAACAGGCCTTGCATCTGCTCGCCAACCACGAATTCGACCTGATCCTGATGGACGTGCAGATGCCTGTGATGAACGGCGTGGAAGCGACGAAAATGATCAGGAGTCAGGAGTCGGAAGTCAGGAGTCAGGAGCCGGACGCTGGAGAGAGTACATCTCCCCATCAGGTTTCAGGTCTCAGCCCTCAGCCTTCCCGACGAATCCCCATCATCGCCCTGACCGCCCATGCCATGCTCGGAGACCGGGAGAAATTTTTGGAAGCAGGGATGAACGATTACCTAGCCAAGCCGTTCAAAGTGGAGGATTTGGAGAGAGTGTTGGAGAAGAGTGTACGGCAAAAGGAGCATGAGTAA
- a CDS encoding hybrid sensor histidine kinase/response regulator: protein MSQTDQSPRVLLVDDNSDNLNLLMNLLKDRYVIRAARDGVRALALAESSPRPDIILLDVMMPDMDGYEVCRRLKANPVTRSIPVIFITARTAVSDEHYGLKLGAVDYIGKPFHPEIVLARLQNHLDLQRVRKDQQKLFQAVRNSSASIVITDVDGTIEYVNPAFTRTTGYEPHEALGQNPRVLKSDRHDDEFYAGMWRTIAAGQVWRGEILNRKKNGELYWESASISPVKDDDGRVVSYVAVKEDISDRKDHEQLKEDVDRIMRHDLRSPLGGIIGLAGVLLQEGTLAREQREMLRMLEESGQHMLRMIDSSLDLVKMETGSYQYLQRRVDALAVVQEALANLRPKLAAGSLQVAVTLNGQPAVEPFWVGGEERLLYSMLANLLLNAVEASPNGETIAVELSRNPEPILRIRNRGAVPEPARKNFFQKYMTYGKLYGTGLGTYSARMMADTMHYSLALDISDAEDTTTLVITAVDAPLVVNALQP from the coding sequence ATGTCCCAAACTGATCAATCGCCCCGGGTACTCCTGGTGGACGACAACTCCGACAATCTGAATCTGCTCATGAACCTGCTCAAGGACCGGTACGTGATCCGGGCGGCCAGGGATGGGGTTCGGGCCCTGGCCCTGGCGGAATCTTCCCCCCGTCCGGACATCATCCTCCTGGACGTGATGATGCCGGACATGGACGGCTACGAGGTCTGCCGGCGGCTCAAGGCCAACCCGGTCACCCGCTCCATCCCCGTGATTTTCATCACGGCCCGCACCGCGGTCAGCGACGAGCATTACGGGTTGAAACTGGGGGCCGTGGACTATATCGGCAAGCCGTTTCATCCCGAGATCGTCCTGGCCCGGTTGCAGAACCACCTGGATCTGCAACGCGTCCGCAAGGATCAGCAGAAACTGTTCCAGGCCGTGCGCAACAGCTCGGCCAGCATCGTGATCACGGACGTGGACGGGACCATCGAATACGTCAACCCGGCCTTCACCAGAACCACGGGCTATGAGCCTCACGAGGCCCTGGGCCAGAATCCCCGGGTACTCAAATCCGATCGCCACGACGACGAATTCTATGCCGGAATGTGGCGGACCATTGCCGCGGGCCAGGTCTGGCGGGGCGAAATCCTGAACCGGAAAAAGAACGGCGAGCTGTACTGGGAATCGGCATCCATCTCGCCGGTCAAGGACGACGACGGGCGGGTGGTCAGCTACGTGGCCGTCAAGGAGGATATCTCCGACCGCAAGGACCATGAGCAGCTCAAGGAAGACGTGGACCGGATCATGCGCCATGATTTGAGAAGCCCTCTGGGGGGGATTATCGGCCTGGCCGGTGTGCTGCTGCAGGAGGGAACCCTTGCACGGGAGCAGCGGGAAATGCTCCGGATGCTCGAAGAGTCCGGTCAGCACATGCTGCGGATGATCGACAGCTCCCTGGATCTGGTCAAAATGGAGACAGGATCCTACCAGTATCTTCAGCGACGCGTGGACGCCCTGGCCGTGGTCCAAGAAGCGCTGGCCAACCTGCGGCCCAAGCTGGCGGCCGGATCCCTTCAGGTGGCGGTGACTCTGAACGGGCAACCAGCCGTGGAGCCCTTCTGGGTGGGGGGCGAGGAGCGGCTGCTGTACTCCATGCTGGCCAATCTGCTGCTCAATGCCGTGGAGGCCTCCCCCAACGGCGAAACCATTGCCGTGGAGCTTTCCCGGAACCCGGAACCGATCCTGCGCATCCGCAACCGGGGCGCGGTCCCGGAACCCGCGCGCAAAAATTTTTTCCAGAAATACATGACCTACGGCAAACTGTACGGCACCGGTCTGGGCACCTATTCGGCCAGGATGATGGCCGACACCATGCACTACAGTCTGGCCCTGGACATCTCGGATGCGGAAGATACAACCACGCTGGTGATCACCGCGGTTGACGCGCCGCTGGTGGTCAACGCACTGCAGCCATGA